The following proteins are encoded in a genomic region of Thioflexithrix psekupsensis:
- a CDS encoding 2Fe-2S iron-sulfur cluster-binding protein codes for MAKAQVTFADIGETVTVSAGTRIIEVSEKVNAGLVYGCREGDCGTCIMQVLDGWENLSQPSVLEEKVLRDNNVGRHCRLACQAQILGGSVTVKPA; via the coding sequence ATGGCAAAAGCACAAGTCACATTTGCAGACATCGGTGAAACCGTTACGGTGTCAGCCGGCACTCGTATTATTGAAGTGTCTGAGAAAGTCAATGCGGGTTTAGTTTATGGTTGTCGGGAAGGCGACTGCGGGACTTGCATTATGCAAGTGCTTGATGGTTGGGAGAATTTATCACAGCCCTCTGTGTTGGAAGAGAAGGTGTTACGGGATAATAACGTGGGTCGTCACTGCCGTTTGGCGTGTCAAGCCCAGATTTTAGGTGGTTCAGTCACCGTTAAGCCCGCTTAA
- a CDS encoding nitrogen fixation protein NifQ, protein MNASIRPDYFPNSTHLSEIKNTIPESMYAELMIHSAGLSEDSLFAMLIASGYCQRSCLPKQLGLCDEEWTLLLKTHFPTLSLPQKTTPDPVWDLTRMPEMEDLRILLQQHRRGNDKQSDWLTTIVIYGCLGQDHLWQDLGLWSRRDLSALFTTYFPELAAKNNRDMKWKKFLYKQLCEQEGIYVCRAPSCEVCADYSHCFGKE, encoded by the coding sequence ATGAATGCGTCAATTCGTCCCGATTATTTCCCCAATTCAACTCATCTCAGTGAGATTAAAAATACAATACCTGAGTCAATGTATGCGGAATTAATGATCCACAGTGCGGGTTTGTCAGAGGATTCGTTGTTTGCGATGTTGATTGCCAGTGGGTATTGTCAGCGCAGTTGTTTACCTAAACAGTTGGGATTGTGTGACGAAGAGTGGACGCTATTGTTAAAAACACATTTTCCCACCTTATCTCTCCCGCAAAAAACCACGCCCGATCCCGTATGGGATTTGACGCGAATGCCCGAAATGGAAGATTTGCGTATTTTATTACAGCAACATCGTCGCGGTAATGATAAACAAAGTGATTGGTTGACGACAATAGTGATCTACGGTTGTTTAGGACAAGATCATTTGTGGCAGGATTTGGGGTTGTGGTCAAGACGCGATTTAAGCGCATTATTCACCACTTATTTTCCCGAATTAGCCGCAAAAAATAATCGGGATATGAAATGGAAAAAGTTTTTATATAAACAATTATGCGAACAAGAAGGGATTTATGTGTGCCGTGCGCCGTCGTGTGAAGTGTGTGCAGATTATTCGCATTGTTTTGGGAAGGAGTGA
- a CDS encoding transposase family protein, with protein sequence MLVIVNKLKEILYISHPVNGKCHDFNVLKKMLSPDKKYFIESNILVDLGFLGMDKQYDCKSVCFPHKKSKNKPLTREQKEENRILPSKRIVVENAICGVKVFRILSDRLRIHYLDFYDKILSCCAGLHNFRLNTTT encoded by the coding sequence ATGTTAGTGATTGTTAATAAACTTAAAGAAATTTTGTATATAAGCCATCCTGTAAATGGTAAATGCCATGATTTTAACGTGTTAAAGAAAATGCTTTCTCCAGATAAAAAATATTTTATTGAGTCTAATATTTTAGTTGATTTAGGTTTTTTAGGTATGGATAAACAATATGATTGTAAATCGGTGTGTTTTCCTCACAAGAAATCCAAAAATAAGCCGCTTACTCGAGAACAAAAAGAGGAGAATAGGATTCTACCTTCAAAGCGTATTGTTGTGGAAAATGCAATTTGCGGAGTAAAGGTATTTAGAATTTTATCAGACCGATTGAGAATCCACTACCTTGATTTTTATGATAAAATTTTGTCCTGCTGTGCAGGACTACATAACTTCCGCTTAAACACAACTACTTGA
- a CDS encoding IS630 family transposase, with amino-acid sequence MNKRYEDLEKLMSTGEAREVKRAMAVRMSLLGFVRAEAALACCVSVQFVDKWKAIYLASGVEGLKLAYKGSPGYLKPREREDVINWIQEKKTITIEELKRYLKEEYDVFYSSNTSYTKLLEEANLSYKKTHKENSAKDEVKVEAKKKEIKDLIDKEREQIESGEVMYWMQDESHQLWGDICGYVWSKKGERTSIKMSNYRTSQTWYGAVNIYTGEFILDRAKKADTKYTIDFINWLIYRYKEARHVIIWDGASYHRSEGLRTYLEKLNGGLPESEWKVRLLRFAPNAPEQNPVEDIWLQGKNWVRKNFHRLSSFKEVTSMFETFLSGKVFKFNKIKQYLIPNI; translated from the coding sequence ATGAACAAAAGATATGAAGATTTGGAAAAGTTAATGTCAACAGGTGAAGCGAGAGAAGTGAAGCGAGCGATGGCAGTAAGAATGTCTTTGCTTGGTTTTGTGCGTGCGGAAGCGGCTTTAGCGTGTTGTGTCAGTGTGCAATTTGTGGATAAATGGAAAGCCATTTATTTAGCGTCAGGGGTTGAAGGATTAAAGTTAGCGTATAAAGGCTCACCAGGGTATTTAAAGCCGCGTGAACGAGAAGATGTGATTAATTGGATACAAGAAAAGAAGACAATAACAATAGAGGAACTAAAGAGATACTTAAAAGAGGAGTATGATGTTTTCTATTCTTCAAATACTTCTTATACTAAATTATTAGAAGAAGCGAATTTAAGTTATAAGAAGACACACAAAGAGAATTCGGCAAAAGATGAGGTAAAAGTGGAAGCTAAAAAAAAAGAGATTAAGGATTTAATAGATAAGGAGCGTGAACAGATAGAAAGTGGAGAGGTAATGTACTGGATGCAAGACGAAAGCCATCAGTTGTGGGGAGATATTTGTGGTTATGTTTGGTCGAAAAAAGGAGAAAGAACGTCAATAAAGATGAGTAATTATCGCACTTCTCAAACGTGGTATGGAGCGGTGAATATTTATACGGGAGAATTTATTTTAGATAGGGCAAAGAAAGCTGATACAAAATATACGATAGACTTTATTAACTGGCTCATTTACAGATATAAAGAAGCCCGTCATGTGATTATTTGGGATGGTGCAAGTTATCATCGTTCTGAAGGTTTAAGAACTTATTTAGAGAAATTAAATGGGGGACTTCCAGAATCAGAATGGAAAGTTCGTTTATTAAGATTTGCACCTAATGCCCCAGAGCAAAATCCAGTCGAGGATATTTGGCTTCAAGGTAAGAATTGGGTCAGAAAGAATTTTCATCGCCTATCAAGCTTTAAAGAAGTCACTAGTATGTTTGAGACCTTTTTGTCAGGTAAAGTGTTTAAGTTTAATAAAATTAAACAGTATCTTATACCTAATATCTAG
- a CDS encoding efflux RND transporter periplasmic adaptor subunit gives MFIRYLRILNRYLRLMLWGGGLWAMPLLVWALDTAVAERQSLPDTLTVDALIEPVHRATLTAQTSGQVTEVNFDVNDTVKKGAVLVRLNDAEHRSALAQANAELREARAHLNGVQSEYNRVKASYDRKAIAAVEMDRVNAELRVAQARVGSVEAAIKRAEEQLQYTVLKAPYSGIVLERHIELGESAAPGRLIMSGYSFDQLRAVTSIPQSRAAAVRQQDQASIIVNLPDTPTRYKVEKITVLPQADTQSHNFRVRLELPKNIPDLKPGMFVKAEFILGQQARLMLPHQAVAYRGEVRAVYPIDEQGKLTMRQVRLGKIIGDQIEILSGLSEGERVALDPLNAAILLKEQRAGQKVSTHAQ, from the coding sequence ATGTTTATCCGCTATCTGCGAATTTTAAACCGCTATTTGCGCTTGATGCTGTGGGGAGGGGGATTGTGGGCGATGCCCTTGTTGGTGTGGGCTTTGGATACGGCAGTGGCTGAACGGCAGTCTTTACCCGACACATTGACCGTCGATGCACTGATTGAACCCGTTCATCGCGCCACTTTAACCGCACAAACCAGCGGACAAGTCACTGAAGTCAATTTTGATGTCAATGACACAGTGAAAAAAGGCGCAGTATTAGTCCGCTTAAACGATGCCGAACATCGCAGCGCGTTGGCACAAGCCAATGCAGAATTGCGAGAAGCCCGCGCTCACTTAAATGGCGTACAAAGCGAATATAACCGAGTCAAAGCCAGTTACGACCGCAAAGCCATCGCCGCGGTTGAAATGGATCGCGTGAATGCCGAACTTCGCGTGGCACAAGCCCGTGTCGGTTCTGTAGAAGCCGCCATTAAACGCGCTGAAGAACAATTGCAATACACTGTATTAAAAGCTCCGTATAGCGGAATTGTTTTAGAGCGGCATATTGAATTGGGAGAAAGCGCAGCCCCCGGACGTTTAATCATGTCAGGGTATTCGTTTGATCAATTACGGGCTGTGACCAGTATTCCTCAAAGTCGAGCGGCGGCTGTGCGTCAACAGGATCAAGCCAGTATTATCGTTAATCTGCCTGACACGCCAACCCGTTATAAAGTAGAGAAAATTACCGTATTGCCCCAAGCGGATACCCAGTCACATAATTTTCGGGTGCGTTTGGAATTACCTAAAAATATTCCTGATTTAAAACCCGGAATGTTTGTTAAAGCGGAGTTTATTTTGGGACAACAAGCGCGTTTGATGTTGCCACATCAGGCTGTGGCTTATCGGGGCGAAGTCAGAGCGGTTTATCCCATTGATGAACAAGGTAAATTAACCATGCGTCAGGTGCGTTTGGGGAAAATTATTGGTGATCAGATTGAGATTTTATCGGGTTTATCCGAAGGAGAGCGGGTGGCGTTAGACCCCTTGAACGCGGCTATTTTGTTGAAAGAACAACGCGCTGGACAAAAGGTTTCTACCCATGCTCAATGA
- a CDS encoding ArsC/Spx/MgsR family protein, producing MARVVFYEKPGCHNNTLQKQWLTDSGHEVIARNLLTEAWTAERLLPFLAARPVSEWFNPAAPAIKSGEVNPTQLSAQEALILLILQPLLIRRPLLQVDNEYRQGFDPEEVKTWIGLSVPSEDEGNTDIQTCHKTVPCAETKPL from the coding sequence ATGGCTCGCGTGGTGTTTTACGAAAAGCCGGGCTGCCATAATAACACCCTTCAAAAACAATGGCTTACGGATTCTGGTCATGAGGTGATTGCGCGTAATCTCTTGACAGAAGCGTGGACAGCCGAGCGTTTACTGCCCTTTTTGGCAGCGCGTCCCGTGTCCGAATGGTTTAATCCGGCCGCGCCTGCGATCAAATCGGGAGAAGTTAATCCCACACAGTTGAGCGCGCAAGAAGCCTTGATATTGTTGATTTTACAACCGTTATTGATTCGTCGTCCGTTGTTGCAGGTGGACAATGAGTATCGACAGGGCTTTGATCCAGAAGAAGTGAAGACTTGGATAGGTTTAAGCGTGCCATCGGAAGATGAGGGAAATACTGATATACAAACTTGTCATAAAACCGTTCCTTGTGCGGAGACGAAACCCTTATGA
- a CDS encoding 2Fe-2S iron-sulfur cluster-binding protein translates to MPNITFSNPNYRDKTVYAVAGSHTETILSIARAHKIPIDFNCADGECGTCVIKVSPLDDKGIMGSHLTEKEKTVLKENGKLTAQDIENAEVGDIAPPWRLACQMIVRDQDILVEY, encoded by the coding sequence ATGCCAAATATTACATTCAGTAATCCAAATTACCGTGACAAAACCGTGTATGCCGTTGCAGGCAGTCATACAGAAACCATTTTATCCATCGCACGGGCGCATAAAATTCCCATCGATTTTAATTGTGCCGATGGCGAATGTGGCACTTGTGTTATTAAAGTGTCGCCATTGGATGACAAGGGAATTATGGGTTCTCATTTGACTGAGAAAGAAAAAACCGTGTTGAAAGAAAACGGTAAATTAACCGCACAAGATATTGAAAACGCAGAAGTCGGTGATATTGCGCCGCCTTGGCGTTTAGCGTGTCAGATGATTGTGCGCGATCAAGATATTCTTGTGGAATATTAA
- a CDS encoding FprA family A-type flavoprotein, with amino-acid sequence MTAQAQRPINVAQTRDAVPISSRVHWIGALDPTLRTFDIILKTANGTTYNAYLVRGQDGVAVIDTVKEKFSDEFFQRLESVANYDDIRVIVLNHLEPDHTGALPELMRRAPHARLYISHKAQRMLKGLLKQESFDFTPVTTNDTVSLGDCTLRFLNTPYLHWPDTQCTYLEEEAILFSGDAFGCHFCDPRLFNDLVGDFRFSFEYYYAHIMRPFREHVLAALELIEPLHLKIIAPTHGPILRDQPARYVARFRELTEPRLKKESTDKTLLVFYLSSYGNTAKMAEAVYAGASEIEGVRVSLYDLEGGAVEPFVDLIEDAEGIALGTPTINGDATKAMWDLLSSLVVINLQGKVGAVFGSYGWSGEAVGMLEDRLRGLKVRVPVPGIRVKLIPTEEELEACRQFGRQLAEIMTDKQKPKVIDFEDL; translated from the coding sequence ATGACTGCGCAAGCCCAACGTCCAATAAATGTCGCACAGACTCGTGATGCCGTGCCGATTTCTTCGCGGGTGCATTGGATCGGGGCTTTAGACCCCACTTTACGCACATTTGATATTATTTTAAAAACCGCCAATGGCACCACTTACAACGCTTATTTAGTGCGCGGTCAAGACGGTGTGGCCGTGATTGATACGGTAAAAGAAAAGTTTTCTGATGAATTTTTTCAACGCTTAGAAAGCGTGGCCAATTACGATGACATTCGTGTGATTGTGTTAAATCATTTAGAACCCGATCACACTGGCGCATTACCCGAATTAATGCGTCGTGCGCCCCATGCCCGCCTGTATATTTCCCATAAAGCCCAACGGATGTTAAAAGGTTTATTAAAACAAGAATCTTTTGATTTTACCCCAGTCACGACCAATGACACGGTGAGTTTAGGCGATTGTACATTACGTTTTCTCAATACGCCTTATTTACATTGGCCAGATACCCAATGTACTTATTTAGAAGAAGAAGCCATTTTATTTTCAGGCGATGCTTTTGGTTGTCATTTTTGTGACCCGCGATTATTTAATGATTTAGTCGGTGATTTTCGTTTTTCTTTTGAATATTATTACGCGCATATTATGCGCCCCTTTAGAGAACATGTTTTAGCCGCATTAGAATTAATTGAACCTTTACATTTAAAAATCATTGCGCCCACACATGGGCCGATTTTACGCGATCAACCGGCGCGTTATGTGGCGCGTTTTCGAGAGTTGACCGAACCCCGTTTAAAAAAAGAGAGTACAGACAAGACGTTACTGGTTTTTTATCTCAGCTCTTATGGTAACACAGCAAAAATGGCTGAAGCGGTTTACGCAGGTGCCAGCGAAATCGAAGGCGTGCGCGTGTCCTTATACGATTTAGAAGGCGGCGCGGTCGAACCCTTTGTGGATTTAATCGAAGATGCAGAAGGCATTGCCTTAGGCACGCCGACGATCAACGGCGATGCCACCAAAGCGATGTGGGATTTATTGTCCTCGCTGGTGGTGATCAATTTACAAGGCAAAGTGGGCGCGGTTTTCGGTTCTTACGGCTGGTCGGGCGAAGCGGTGGGCATGTTGGAAGATCGTTTACGCGGTTTAAAAGTGCGGGTGCCGGTGCCGGGCATTCGGGTTAAATTAATTCCTACAGAAGAAGAATTAGAAGCATGTCGCCAATTTGGTCGGCAATTGGCTGAAATTATGACCGATAAACAAAAGCCTAAAGTTATCGATTTTGAAGATTTATAA
- a CDS encoding 2Fe-2S iron-sulfur cluster-binding protein: MKAELTFADIGITVRVPAGTRVIDVSEKVGSTIVYGCREGDCGTCLMHVIKGGENLSQPSVLEDKVLKENMAGKQFRLACQAQILGNVTVGPA, encoded by the coding sequence ATGAAAGCAGAATTAACCTTTGCAGATATTGGCATTACGGTGCGCGTGCCAGCGGGAACGCGAGTGATTGATGTCTCAGAAAAAGTGGGATCAACGATTGTGTATGGCTGCCGCGAGGGTGATTGTGGCACTTGCTTAATGCACGTGATTAAAGGCGGTGAGAATTTATCACAACCTTCTGTTTTAGAAGATAAAGTTTTAAAAGAAAATATGGCAGGCAAACAATTTCGTTTAGCCTGTCAAGCCCAAATTTTGGGTAATGTCACTGTTGGCCCGGCATAA